The following coding sequences are from one Geoalkalibacter sp. window:
- a CDS encoding efflux RND transporter permease subunit translates to MSSSADAPSERLIARLVAPFLQNQPPVLLILFALALGMAALLLTPREEEPQIVVPLADVYVQAPGASAREVELLVATPLEKLLWQIDGVEYVYSMARDGEAIVTVRFHVGEDRERSLVKLHNKISMNIDQAPPIVRGWVIRPVEIDDVPIVNLTLYSERHDDFALRRIGEEVLARLTEVADISRSELVGGRRRELRVELDAAALAARRLSALQVVESLRGADAAVQAGRFSQADQSIAVASNAFLQSAADVENLVVGVHEGRPVHVRDVARVGDGPEEAWNQSRIGFSRLFLERNARHPAAALAHDELTPAAAVGSFPAVTLALAKKKGSNAVQVADAILKRLDELRGTVLPDGVLVEVTRNYGRTAQQKVNDLLSSLFFAVATVVVLLAFTLGRREALIVALAVPISFSLALFVNYLLGYTINRVTLFALILSLGLVVDDPITNVDNIQRHMLARRRKPREATLFAVGEVLPPVILSTLAIIVSFTPMFFITGMMGPYMAPMAANVPLTVSFSTLAALTIVPWLAYKLIGGRVAQLAPGDTAGQDVVPGWLRRGYAATVTPFLGARRRRWLLAGGILLLLGASLALPLLRLVPLKMLPFDNKDELQLVLDLPEGSTLEATDRMVRDFEDFLRAVPEVTSFVSYVGSPSPMDFNGMVRHYYLRREPHLADIRINLADKRERRMQSHALALRLRQDLEALALRHGALLQVVETPPGPPVLATVVAEIYGAPGSAYTELMEAARRVMAIMADEPFVVDVNSTIEAQRPRLDFVPDKEKAALHGLSTEQLTQTLALAVGGMTPATLHRDGERRPLPVKVVLPRTQRSGSEGLGQLPLLGRGEEVVPLLELGHFAETPAAQTLYHKNLRPVVYVTAEMAGQAPGEAILDMQKRLRQEGLPPGIEVQWAGEGEWEITLRVFRDLGLAFGAALIGIYILLALQTGSFFLPLLILLAIPLTVLGIMPGFWLLNLLLDRPVGGFADPVFFTATGMIGMIALGGIVIRNAVVLIEFIRGALAEGMALREAIIESGAVRLRPIVLTALTTALGAWPITLDPIFSGLAWALIFGLFASTLFTLVVVPVAFYAVYRKGYES, encoded by the coding sequence GTGAGTTCTTCGGCCGACGCCCCGTCCGAGCGCCTGATCGCGCGGCTGGTCGCGCCTTTTCTGCAAAACCAGCCGCCGGTGCTGCTGATCCTCTTCGCCCTGGCCCTGGGAATGGCGGCTCTTTTACTCACGCCGCGCGAGGAAGAACCGCAGATCGTCGTGCCCCTGGCCGATGTCTATGTGCAGGCGCCGGGCGCTTCGGCCCGCGAGGTGGAGCTGCTGGTCGCCACGCCCCTGGAGAAGCTGCTCTGGCAGATCGATGGGGTGGAGTATGTCTACTCCATGGCCCGCGACGGCGAGGCCATCGTCACCGTGCGCTTTCACGTCGGCGAGGACCGCGAGCGCTCCCTGGTCAAGCTGCACAACAAGATCAGCATGAACATCGACCAGGCGCCGCCCATCGTGCGCGGCTGGGTGATCCGCCCGGTGGAAATCGACGATGTGCCCATCGTCAACCTGACCCTGTATTCCGAGCGCCACGACGATTTCGCCTTGCGCCGCATCGGCGAGGAGGTTCTGGCGCGGCTCACCGAGGTCGCGGACATCTCGCGCTCGGAACTGGTGGGCGGGCGTCGCCGCGAACTGCGCGTCGAACTCGACGCTGCGGCTCTGGCGGCCCGTCGCCTGTCGGCCCTGCAGGTGGTGGAAAGCCTGCGCGGCGCCGACGCGGCGGTTCAGGCCGGCCGCTTTTCCCAGGCCGATCAAAGCATCGCGGTGGCGAGCAACGCTTTTCTGCAAAGCGCCGCGGATGTGGAGAACCTGGTGGTCGGGGTGCATGAGGGGCGTCCCGTCCATGTACGGGATGTGGCACGCGTCGGCGATGGACCCGAGGAAGCCTGGAACCAGTCGCGCATCGGCTTTTCCAGGTTGTTTCTCGAACGCAATGCCCGGCATCCCGCCGCCGCCCTGGCTCACGACGAACTCACACCGGCCGCCGCGGTGGGATCGTTTCCCGCCGTGACCCTGGCCCTGGCGAAAAAAAAGGGCAGCAATGCAGTCCAGGTGGCCGACGCCATCCTCAAGCGCCTCGACGAGCTGCGCGGCACGGTCCTTCCCGACGGCGTCCTGGTCGAGGTGACCCGCAACTATGGCCGCACCGCCCAGCAGAAGGTCAATGATCTGCTCTCCTCTTTGTTTTTCGCCGTGGCCACGGTGGTGGTGCTGCTCGCCTTCACCCTGGGGCGGCGCGAGGCGCTCATCGTGGCCCTGGCCGTGCCCATCAGCTTTTCCCTGGCCCTGTTCGTCAACTACCTGCTCGGCTACACCATCAACCGCGTCACGCTCTTTGCCCTGATCCTGTCTCTTGGCCTGGTGGTGGATGATCCCATCACCAACGTCGACAACATCCAGCGCCATATGCTCGCCCGGCGGCGCAAGCCGCGCGAAGCCACCCTCTTCGCCGTGGGCGAGGTGCTGCCGCCCGTGATCCTCTCGACTCTAGCCATCATCGTCTCCTTCACGCCCATGTTTTTCATCACCGGGATGATGGGGCCCTACATGGCGCCCATGGCCGCCAACGTGCCCTTGACGGTGAGCTTTTCCACCCTGGCGGCTCTTACCATCGTGCCCTGGCTGGCCTACAAGCTGATCGGCGGGCGGGTGGCACAACTCGCGCCGGGCGATACCGCGGGGCAGGATGTCGTGCCCGGCTGGCTGAGGCGCGGCTACGCGGCGACGGTGACGCCCTTTCTCGGCGCGCGGCGTAGACGCTGGCTGCTGGCGGGCGGCATACTATTGCTGCTTGGTGCCTCCCTGGCCCTGCCGCTGCTGCGCCTGGTGCCGCTGAAAATGCTGCCCTTCGACAACAAGGATGAACTGCAACTGGTGCTCGATCTGCCCGAGGGAAGCACCCTGGAGGCCACCGACCGCATGGTGCGCGATTTCGAGGATTTTCTGCGCGCCGTACCCGAGGTGACCAGCTTCGTCTCCTACGTCGGCAGTCCCTCGCCCATGGATTTCAACGGCATGGTGCGTCACTACTATCTGCGCCGCGAGCCGCACCTGGCCGATATCCGCATCAACCTCGCCGACAAGCGGGAGCGGCGCATGCAGAGCCACGCCCTGGCTTTGCGTTTGCGCCAGGATCTCGAAGCCCTCGCGCTGCGGCACGGCGCGCTGCTCCAGGTCGTCGAAACGCCGCCGGGACCGCCGGTGCTCGCCACGGTGGTCGCCGAGATCTACGGCGCGCCGGGCAGCGCTTACACCGAATTGATGGAGGCCGCGCGCCGGGTCATGGCGATCATGGCCGATGAGCCCTTCGTCGTCGATGTGAACAGTACCATCGAGGCGCAGCGTCCGCGCCTGGATTTTGTTCCCGATAAGGAAAAGGCCGCCTTGCATGGCCTCAGCACTGAACAGCTCACCCAAACTCTCGCCCTGGCGGTGGGCGGCATGACGCCTGCGACCCTGCACCGCGACGGCGAGCGCCGGCCCCTGCCGGTCAAGGTCGTGCTGCCCCGGACGCAGCGCTCGGGCAGCGAAGGGCTCGGTCAGTTGCCGCTGCTCGGACGTGGCGAAGAGGTGGTGCCGCTGCTGGAACTCGGGCACTTTGCCGAGACGCCCGCAGCGCAAACGCTCTACCACAAGAATCTGCGGCCGGTGGTCTATGTGACGGCGGAAATGGCCGGGCAGGCACCCGGCGAAGCGATTCTCGACATGCAGAAGCGCCTGCGGCAGGAGGGCTTGCCGCCCGGCATCGAGGTGCAATGGGCGGGGGAGGGAGAGTGGGAGATTACCCTGCGGGTGTTTCGTGATCTGGGCCTGGCCTTCGGCGCCGCGCTCATCGGCATCTACATCCTGCTCGCCTTGCAGACTGGGTCCTTTTTCCTGCCGCTGTTGATTCTGCTGGCCATCCCTCTCACCGTGCTCGGCATCATGCCCGGCTTCTGGCTGCTCAACCTGCTGCTCGACCGGCCCGTGGGCGGCTTTGCCGACCCGGTGTTCTTCACCGCCACGGGCATGATCGGCATGATCGCCCTGGGCGGCATCGTCATCCGCAACGCCGTGGTGCTCATCGAATTCATTCGCGGCGCGCTCGCGGAAGGCATGGCCCTGCGCGAGGCCATCATCGAAAGCGGCGCCGTGCGCTTGCGGCCCATCGTGCTCACCGCCCTGACCA
- a CDS encoding efflux RND transporter periplasmic adaptor subunit — translation MASTLKRFAPALAGITVLIALILYLGGFFRTGLIGPEDAPLPSRAASSEGQRVQARLEQRPLFHEAVGTVQARSALRIEAQVVARANRIAVRTGDFVRVGQVLVELDDRELRARHAQAREALNAAVQQQVRARRAIDAADALFVRSQAQHERIRAFLAAEAATAQEMEQVEAELRQAEAGRAQARASLAQAEAGVEGAKRALEQAEVQLDHVRILSPLDGQIVERLVEPGDLAAPGKPLLSLQSASDLRLEALVPEALIERMTPGMDLVVEIGGRELRGVLEERVPAADSRARSFLVKVGLPGAGGLYPGMFGRLRVPLDARPAVLVPLASVRRVGQLELVRVVEDEQVKTLLVTTGSRVGEDVEVLSGLKGGEILLIEGEQP, via the coding sequence ATGGCTTCAACCCTTAAGCGATTCGCTCCGGCGCTTGCGGGCATCACGGTGTTGATTGCCCTCATCCTCTACCTGGGCGGCTTTTTCCGCACCGGCCTGATCGGCCCCGAGGACGCGCCCTTGCCGAGCCGGGCGGCGTCCTCCGAAGGTCAGCGCGTGCAGGCCCGTTTGGAGCAGCGACCCCTTTTCCACGAGGCGGTCGGGACGGTGCAGGCGCGCAGCGCCCTGCGTATCGAGGCCCAGGTCGTGGCGCGGGCAAACCGGATCGCGGTGCGCACCGGAGATTTCGTGCGGGTCGGACAGGTACTGGTGGAACTCGATGATCGCGAATTGCGCGCCCGCCACGCGCAGGCGCGGGAAGCTCTCAATGCCGCGGTACAGCAGCAGGTGCGGGCCCGACGCGCCATTGATGCCGCCGACGCGCTTTTCGTGCGGTCCCAGGCCCAGCATGAGCGCATCCGAGCCTTTCTTGCCGCCGAGGCGGCCACCGCCCAGGAAATGGAACAGGTGGAAGCCGAGCTGCGCCAGGCCGAAGCGGGACGCGCCCAGGCCCGGGCCTCTCTGGCGCAGGCCGAGGCCGGCGTCGAGGGGGCGAAGCGCGCTTTGGAGCAGGCCGAGGTACAACTCGATCACGTCCGGATTCTCAGCCCCCTGGACGGGCAGATCGTCGAGCGTCTAGTCGAGCCCGGCGATCTGGCGGCCCCCGGCAAGCCTCTGCTCAGTCTGCAAAGCGCGAGTGATTTGCGCCTGGAGGCCCTGGTGCCCGAAGCCCTGATCGAACGAATGACTCCGGGCATGGATCTGGTCGTCGAAATCGGTGGTCGTGAGCTGCGCGGCGTGTTGGAAGAACGGGTGCCCGCGGCCGATTCCCGGGCCCGCTCTTTTTTGGTCAAGGTCGGCCTGCCGGGTGCGGGCGGGTTGTATCCGGGCATGTTCGGACGCCTGCGCGTGCCCCTGGATGCGCGGCCCGCGGTGCTGGTTCCCCTCGCCTCGGTGCGGCGCGTCGGTCAGTTGGAACTGGTGCGGGTGGTGGAGGATGAACAGGTCAAAACCCTGCTGGTCACCACGGGATCACGGGTCGGCGAGGATGTCGAGGTGCTCTCCGGCCTCAAGGGCGGAGAAATTCTGCTGATCGAGGGAGAACAGCCGTGA
- a CDS encoding TolC family protein — MKVFSRRSRTIFWLSLAVILTLPVGVSCVLAEPLTLEQALALARADNPALAEARARIAQARATLAESRAAFWPRLDAGLEYLRGDAPSAYLFKTIDARRLPPQVDFNDPGRFDNIETSLSARLNLFAGGGDRLRLRQAGLLVEQARYDHGALENDLSAAVIDTFLALLSARDHVDIARQSVDVLTREVELAEVRFAGGSLLRSELLSLNVRLAEAQSERVRAQSAENRLQAALAVLLGRETSLTWQPVPEPFTYAPPADFESAVRLALRRRPEPGRAARGRDLAELEHGMARSEYLPRLDLHARLYHDDPDFSYNDDSLNWTLGAQLSWNLFSGFATRAREARALGQVQERSEALRRQRLEIEREVRDAWLALEEAQAVETWAQAALSQARQAFAQVQTRFSGGAADVTRYLDTELAWHRSQINAAAARRDRQRALAALARALGEWGGLGQPSLSGAPSEERSNDGFNP; from the coding sequence ATGAAAGTGTTTTCGCGCAGGTCGCGGACGATTTTTTGGCTGTCGCTGGCCGTGATTTTGACGCTGCCGGTCGGCGTGTCTTGTGTTTTGGCTGAGCCTTTGACCCTCGAACAGGCGCTGGCCTTGGCTCGCGCCGACAATCCGGCCCTGGCCGAGGCCCGGGCGCGCATCGCGCAGGCGCGCGCCACCCTCGCCGAGAGCCGCGCGGCCTTCTGGCCGCGCCTGGATGCCGGCCTGGAATACCTGCGCGGCGACGCTCCATCGGCCTATCTCTTCAAGACCATCGACGCGCGGCGTTTGCCGCCCCAGGTGGATTTCAACGACCCCGGCCGCTTCGACAACATCGAGACGTCTCTCTCCGCCCGCCTCAATCTCTTCGCCGGGGGGGGGGACCGCCTGCGCCTGCGCCAGGCGGGTCTGCTGGTGGAGCAGGCGCGCTACGATCATGGCGCGTTGGAAAATGATCTGAGCGCGGCGGTGATCGATACTTTTCTGGCGCTGCTCAGCGCCCGAGATCATGTCGATATCGCCCGGCAAAGCGTCGATGTCCTGACCCGCGAAGTTGAACTGGCCGAGGTGCGTTTCGCCGGTGGCAGCCTGTTGCGCTCCGAGCTCTTGTCCCTGAACGTGCGCCTGGCCGAGGCGCAAAGCGAACGGGTACGAGCTCAGAGCGCCGAGAACCGATTGCAGGCCGCGCTGGCGGTGCTTCTCGGGCGCGAGACGAGCCTCACCTGGCAGCCGGTGCCCGAACCTTTCACCTATGCGCCCCCCGCCGACTTCGAAAGCGCCGTGCGACTGGCCTTGCGGCGACGTCCGGAGCCGGGGCGGGCGGCCCGGGGCCGTGATCTCGCCGAGCTCGAACATGGCATGGCCCGCTCGGAATACCTGCCGCGCCTTGACCTGCATGCCCGCCTTTATCACGATGATCCCGACTTTTCCTACAACGACGATTCGTTGAACTGGACCCTCGGCGCGCAACTGAGCTGGAATCTCTTCAGCGGCTTCGCCACCCGCGCCCGCGAAGCCCGGGCGTTGGGTCAGGTGCAAGAACGTAGCGAGGCCCTGCGGCGTCAGCGTCTGGAGATTGAACGCGAGGTGCGCGACGCCTGGCTGGCCCTGGAGGAAGCCCAGGCCGTCGAGACCTGGGCGCAGGCCGCGCTGAGCCAGGCACGGCAGGCCTTCGCCCAGGTCCAAACACGCTTTTCCGGCGGCGCCGCCGACGTGACCCGCTATCTCGATACGGAACTCGCCTGGCATCGCAGCCAGATCAACGCCGCCGCCGCACGCCGCGACCGGCAGCGTGCCCTGGCCGCCCTGGCCCGAGCCCTGGGGGAGTGGGGCGGGCTGGGACAACCGTCGCTGTCCGGCGCCCCTTCCGAGGAAAGGTCAAACGATGGCTTCAACCCTTAA
- a CDS encoding methyl-accepting chemotaxis protein — MNNLRMGTKIFLLSGLIMLIFTLAMGWVYLQARDNFYEAKHREIQHLVESAWGLVNHFAVEAKAGRISVEQAQQLAREAVKSIRFEGDNYFWINDLTPRMVMHPINAALDGKELSGIRDPNGKALFTEMVEIARKSGQGYVDYQWAKPGFEKPVDKVSFIKLVPEWGWIVGGGLYIDDIQALLNRMLWTALTIIAVAILAVLVLVALVTRSIVGPLKQTVHMIEEMEQGHLDRRLNLRRGDEIGRLAQTMDTFADSLQHEVVAGLKKLAAGDLNLSVRPRDGRDEVRGALNKVGEDLNLILGQIQSAALQIAGGANQVADTSQSLSQGATEQASSLEQIAASMNEMAAQIKYSADNAVQADRLAGEMKQAALEGTDHMHQMVTAMNDINAAGQSISKIIKVIDEIAFQTNLLALNAAVEAARAGQHGKGFAVVAEEVRNLAARSARAARETADLIEGSVAKTTNGAEIAEKTAAALEQMVVGVTRVSDLVGEMAAAAREQAEGISQVNIGLGQIDQVTQQNTANAEECAAAAEELSGQSEQLRRMLTRFHLKQGQGSPLALT; from the coding sequence ATGAACAACCTCAGAATGGGTACCAAGATTTTTCTCCTCAGCGGCCTGATCATGCTGATCTTCACCCTGGCCATGGGCTGGGTGTACCTGCAGGCGCGGGACAATTTTTACGAGGCCAAGCACCGGGAAATCCAGCACCTGGTCGAGTCGGCCTGGGGACTGGTTAATCACTTTGCCGTCGAGGCCAAGGCGGGGCGCATCTCCGTCGAGCAGGCCCAGCAACTGGCTCGCGAAGCGGTCAAGAGCATTCGTTTCGAGGGCGACAACTATTTTTGGATCAACGACCTCACGCCGCGCATGGTCATGCATCCCATCAACGCGGCCCTCGACGGCAAGGAACTCTCCGGGATCCGTGATCCCAACGGCAAGGCTTTGTTCACCGAAATGGTCGAGATCGCCCGCAAAAGCGGCCAGGGGTATGTCGATTACCAATGGGCCAAGCCCGGCTTCGAGAAGCCGGTGGACAAGGTATCTTTCATCAAACTGGTTCCCGAGTGGGGCTGGATCGTCGGCGGCGGACTCTACATCGACGATATTCAGGCGCTGCTGAACCGCATGTTGTGGACGGCCCTGACGATCATCGCCGTCGCGATTCTCGCCGTCCTGGTGCTGGTCGCCCTGGTGACCCGCAGCATCGTCGGCCCCTTGAAGCAAACCGTCCACATGATCGAGGAGATGGAACAGGGCCATCTGGATCGTCGTCTCAACCTGCGGCGCGGCGATGAAATCGGCCGACTGGCCCAAACCATGGACACCTTTGCCGACAGCTTGCAGCACGAGGTGGTGGCGGGCCTGAAAAAATTGGCCGCGGGCGATCTCAACCTGAGCGTCAGGCCCCGCGACGGGCGCGACGAGGTGCGCGGCGCCCTGAACAAGGTCGGCGAGGATCTCAACCTGATCCTCGGTCAGATCCAATCGGCGGCCCTGCAGATCGCCGGCGGCGCCAATCAGGTCGCCGACACCAGCCAGAGTCTGTCCCAGGGGGCCACCGAGCAGGCCAGTTCCCTGGAGCAAATCGCCGCGTCCATGAACGAGATGGCCGCGCAGATCAAATACAGCGCCGACAACGCCGTGCAGGCCGATCGTCTGGCGGGCGAGATGAAACAGGCGGCGCTGGAAGGCACCGACCACATGCATCAGATGGTCACGGCCATGAACGACATCAATGCCGCCGGGCAGAGCATTTCCAAGATCATCAAGGTCATCGACGAGATTGCCTTTCAGACCAATCTGCTCGCTCTCAACGCGGCGGTCGAGGCGGCGCGCGCCGGCCAGCACGGCAAGGGCTTCGCTGTGGTCGCCGAGGAAGTGCGCAACCTCGCGGCGCGCAGCGCCCGCGCGGCGCGCGAAACCGCCGATCTCATCGAAGGGTCGGTGGCCAAAACGACCAACGGCGCTGAGATTGCGGAAAAGACCGCCGCCGCCCTGGAGCAGATGGTCGTCGGAGTCACGCGGGTGAGCGATCTGGTGGGGGAAATGGCGGCCGCCGCCCGGGAGCAGGCCGAGGGCATCTCCCAGGTCAACATCGGCCTGGGGCAGATCGATCAGGTCACCCAGCAGAACACCGCCAACGCCGAAGAGTGCGCCGCGGCGGCCGAGGAACTCTCCGGTCAGTCCGAGCAGTTGCGGCGGATGCTGACCCGCTTTCACCTCAAGCAGGGTCAGGGCTCGCCCTTGGCGTTGACCTGA
- a CDS encoding ATP-dependent helicase — MDFSQLNPRQLEAVRHGDGPLLILAGAGSGKTRVITCRIAHLSKQRGVPADRILAVTFTNKAAREMRERVEEMLGKSRCKGMVIATFHSLCVRILREDIEALGYKKNFSIYSTADQVRLIKDLMQQVDIDGRKFDAERVLYAISDAKNRLVPPEKFSVKYHDDYEYLAAEIYPRYQKALKAYNAVDFDDLIMLVARLLQEQPKILDKYRARFAHILVDEYQDTNAAQYLLLKLLAGGHRNLCVVGDDDQSIYGWRGADLGNILEFERDFPGAVVVKLEQNYRSTGNILAAANAVIKNNGKRREKALWTADGAGPKVDYLLCEDEEDEARAVMERIHGERFRQDLAYGDFAILYRTNVQSRAFEEQLRYENIPYVLIGGQQFFDRKEVKDLIAYLKVLVNPRDEVNLLRILNYPKRGIGETTADRLIRHSAQAQRPLWEVLENAAEIEDLGDKAQEAIAAFIALMERYRQRFSRRGLMVETLREMIGELRLEQEIYRGVDDPAKARRRVENMEEVANALASYLEREDSPSLPGFLEKVSLLDEDRPGRDSKDKKLERDAVVLMSIHSSKGLEFPHVFLVGMEEEFLPHKKTLTETFDLDEERRLCYVGITRARRNLVLTGARRRKKYGEMQPRVPSRFLNEIPAELLNACRGEAPPELPPEEKDRRAAKAFANILNILGD; from the coding sequence ATGGATTTCTCCCAGCTCAATCCCCGGCAGCTCGAAGCCGTCCGTCACGGCGACGGTCCCCTGCTCATTCTGGCCGGCGCGGGCTCAGGCAAGACCCGCGTCATCACCTGCCGCATCGCCCATCTGTCGAAGCAGCGCGGCGTGCCCGCGGACCGCATCCTCGCCGTGACCTTCACCAACAAGGCGGCGCGCGAAATGCGCGAGCGCGTCGAGGAGATGCTCGGCAAGAGCCGCTGCAAGGGCATGGTCATCGCCACCTTTCACTCCCTGTGCGTGCGCATTCTGCGCGAGGACATCGAGGCGCTGGGCTACAAGAAGAATTTTTCCATCTACTCCACCGCCGATCAGGTGCGCCTGATCAAGGATCTCATGCAGCAGGTGGACATCGACGGGCGCAAGTTCGACGCCGAGCGCGTGCTCTATGCCATCTCCGACGCCAAGAACCGCCTGGTGCCGCCCGAGAAGTTCAGCGTCAAGTACCACGACGACTACGAATACCTGGCCGCCGAAATCTATCCGCGCTACCAGAAGGCCCTCAAGGCCTACAACGCGGTGGATTTCGACGATCTGATCATGCTCGTCGCGCGCCTGCTCCAGGAACAGCCGAAAATTCTGGACAAATACCGCGCGCGTTTTGCCCACATCCTCGTCGATGAGTACCAGGACACCAACGCCGCCCAGTATCTGCTGCTCAAGCTGCTCGCCGGGGGCCACCGCAACCTGTGCGTGGTGGGCGACGACGATCAGTCCATTTACGGCTGGCGCGGCGCCGATCTCGGCAACATCCTTGAATTCGAGCGCGATTTCCCCGGCGCCGTCGTCGTCAAGCTCGAACAGAACTACCGCTCCACGGGCAACATCCTTGCCGCCGCCAACGCGGTGATCAAGAACAACGGCAAGCGCCGCGAAAAAGCCCTGTGGACCGCCGACGGCGCCGGCCCCAAGGTTGATTACCTGCTGTGCGAGGACGAGGAGGACGAGGCGCGCGCTGTGATGGAGCGCATCCACGGCGAGCGCTTCCGCCAGGATCTCGCCTATGGCGATTTCGCCATTCTCTACCGCACCAATGTGCAGTCGCGCGCCTTCGAGGAGCAGTTGCGCTACGAGAACATCCCCTATGTGCTCATCGGCGGCCAGCAGTTCTTCGACCGCAAGGAAGTCAAGGACCTCATCGCCTATCTCAAGGTGCTGGTCAATCCGCGCGACGAGGTCAATTTGCTGCGCATCCTCAACTACCCCAAGCGCGGCATCGGCGAAACCACCGCCGATCGCCTCATCCGCCACTCGGCCCAGGCCCAGCGGCCCCTCTGGGAAGTGCTCGAGAATGCGGCCGAAATCGAGGATCTCGGCGACAAGGCCCAGGAGGCCATCGCCGCCTTCATCGCCCTCATGGAGCGCTACCGCCAGCGTTTCAGCCGCCGCGGGCTGATGGTCGAGACCCTGCGCGAGATGATCGGCGAGCTGCGCCTGGAGCAGGAAATCTATCGCGGCGTCGATGATCCCGCCAAGGCGCGCCGCCGCGTGGAGAACATGGAAGAGGTGGCCAACGCCCTGGCCTCCTACCTGGAGCGCGAGGACAGCCCCAGCCTGCCCGGCTTTCTCGAAAAGGTCTCGCTTCTCGATGAGGATCGCCCGGGGCGCGACTCCAAGGACAAGAAGCTTGAGCGCGACGCGGTGGTGCTCATGAGCATCCATTCGAGCAAGGGCCTGGAATTCCCCCATGTGTTTCTGGTGGGCATGGAAGAAGAGTTTCTGCCCCACAAAAAGACCCTCACCGAAACCTTCGATCTCGACGAGGAGCGCCGCCTGTGCTACGTCGGCATCACCCGCGCGCGGCGCAATCTGGTGCTCACCGGGGCGCGCCGCCGCAAGAAATACGGCGAGATGCAGCCGCGCGTGCCCAGCCGTTTTCTCAACGAAATTCCCGCCGAACTGCTCAACGCCTGCCGCGGCGAAGCGCCCCCCGAACTGCCTCCCGAGGAAAAAGACCGGCGTGCCGCCAAGGCATTCGCCAATATTCTCAATATCCTCGGGGATTGA
- a CDS encoding TIGR01212 family radical SAM protein (This family includes YhcC from E. coli K-12, an uncharacterized radical SAM protein.), giving the protein MQPKRYNLFSEHLKQHFGGRVHKISVDAGFGCPNRGGGRDGAGCLFCDPGGSGAVGIERALPVSAQIEAGKEVMRRKYKAKRFVAYFQPFSNTAAPPAQLSALYDEALSVEDVVGLSVGTRPDCCPPEVLDLLADYHLRTYFWLELGLQSVHDASLAFLRRGHDYRRFLQTYEGARDRGLRVCVHVILGLPGEDHAQMLATADEMARLQVAGIKIHLLHVLAGTPLGELYREGRIAVLGQEDYARLAADFIERLHPDTLIQRLTGDGPRDLLLAPLWSLNKWEVLNAIDGELERRGTRQGARCIAP; this is encoded by the coding sequence ATGCAACCCAAGCGCTACAATCTGTTCTCCGAGCACCTCAAACAGCACTTCGGCGGGCGCGTCCACAAGATTTCCGTGGATGCCGGCTTCGGCTGTCCCAATCGCGGCGGCGGGCGCGACGGCGCGGGTTGTCTGTTCTGCGACCCCGGCGGCTCGGGCGCGGTGGGCATCGAGCGCGCCCTGCCCGTGTCCGCGCAGATCGAGGCGGGCAAGGAGGTGATGCGTCGCAAGTACAAGGCCAAGCGCTTTGTTGCGTATTTTCAGCCCTTCTCCAATACCGCCGCGCCGCCCGCGCAGCTGAGCGCCCTCTATGACGAAGCCTTGAGCGTCGAGGATGTGGTGGGCCTCTCCGTGGGCACGCGCCCTGATTGCTGTCCTCCCGAGGTGCTCGACCTGCTCGCCGACTATCACCTGCGCACCTATTTCTGGCTGGAGTTGGGGCTGCAATCGGTGCATGACGCAAGCCTTGCGTTCCTGCGGCGCGGTCACGATTACCGCAGGTTTCTCCAGACCTATGAGGGGGCGAGGGATCGCGGTCTGCGGGTGTGCGTCCATGTGATCCTCGGGCTGCCCGGCGAGGATCACGCGCAAATGCTCGCCACGGCCGATGAAATGGCGCGTTTGCAGGTGGCGGGCATCAAGATTCATCTGCTGCATGTGCTGGCGGGTACGCCCCTGGGAGAGCTCTACCGGGAAGGTCGGATCGCGGTGCTGGGACAGGAAGATTATGCGCGCCTGGCCGCGGATTTCATCGAGCGGCTGCACCCCGACACGCTGATTCAGCGCCTGACCGGCGACGGGCCGCGCGATCTGCTGCTGGCGCCGCTGTGGTCGCTCAACAAATGGGAGGTGCTCAATGCCATCGATGGGGAGTTGGAACGTCGCGGGACACGCCAGGGCGCGCGCTGCATCGCCCCGTAG